The following DNA comes from Streptococcus pasteurianus.
ACACCGATTTTGCCTGCACTTGCTAAAGAACAGATTGCACCACAATTATTGTGGGTACGTCGAACTGGCAATGGTGATACAATGAGTGCTCAAGAGTGGCTTGATGGTAGAATTTTGACAAAAGAGGATATGGGGAGTAAACAAATTGTCCATATTCTTTTGCGTTTGCACAAATCACGCCCTCTAGTTAATCAGCTGTTACAGTTGAACTATAAGATTGAAAATCCTTATGATTTGTTGGTGGATTGGGAAAAAAATGCCCCACTTCAAATCCAAGAGAATACTTATCTGCAAAGTATCGTCAAAGAATTAAAACGCAGTTTACCAGAGTTTCGTTCAGAAGTTGCAACGATTGTGCATGGTGATATTAAGCATAGCAACTGGGTCATTACGACTAGTGGTATGATTTACCTTGTTGATTGGGATTCTGTACGATTGACAGATAGAATGTATGATGTAGCCTTTCTTTTGAGTCATTACATTCCATATTCACGTTGGCATGAGTGGTTAAATTATTATGGTTACAAGGATAATGAGAAAGTACGCCAAAAAATTGTTTGGTACGGACAATTCTCATATCTTTCACAAATTTTAAACTGTTTTGATAAGCGTGACATGGAGCACGTGAATCAAGAAATTTATGGTTTACGAAAATTTAGGG
Coding sequences within:
- the ccrZ gene encoding cell cycle regulator CcrZ, translating into MTVSDQELTMTPLQGKSGKAFIGQYPNGEKIFIKLNTTPILPALAKEQIAPQLLWVRRTGNGDTMSAQEWLDGRILTKEDMGSKQIVHILLRLHKSRPLVNQLLQLNYKIENPYDLLVDWEKNAPLQIQENTYLQSIVKELKRSLPEFRSEVATIVHGDIKHSNWVITTSGMIYLVDWDSVRLTDRMYDVAFLLSHYIPYSRWHEWLNYYGYKDNEKVRQKIVWYGQFSYLSQILNCFDKRDMEHVNQEIYGLRKFRELVSKKK